One Conger conger chromosome 7, fConCon1.1, whole genome shotgun sequence genomic window, ctcactcacacacacacacacacacacacacacataaacactcacacacacacacacacacacacacgtgggacAGGTTTAGTCACAACTGCAGTTCTAAACCTGTAAGAAAAATTATGGGAATAAAAAtctgttctgttgtttttttttcttccgccAGACATTGTGATGGAGGAgactcctcccccccctcacgCCCCCCCCCTCACGCCCGCAGCCCCGGCCCCCgtggccccggccccggcccccccccggccctgcgGGGGCGGATCGGGAGGGCAGGCGGGCGGGGCGGCTGGGCCTCACTAAGGAGGTGCTGCTGGCGCACACACAGCGAGAGGAGCAGCACTTCCTGGGCCGCTTTCGCGACCTCAACCAGCTGCGCGTCTTCGACCCCAGCTCCGCCCCCCACCCGCACAGCGCCACGCCCCACGCCAGAGGTACCCACCCAGAATGCACCGCGGCGCTGCTGTCCAGTGCGAATTCAACTGCACTGCTCACAGAGAGATGTGCTGTGACtacagtctccctctctctctctctccctccctctcaggagTGCGCAGTTCCCGTGATTACCCAGCAGGCAGTAGCGGCCGGCGGAGGGGTCGCGGGGCCAAGAGGCTGAAGCACCAGGAGGGCCTGGCCACGCGGCGAGGGGGCGGAGCCTCGGGCGTgcacgctaacgctaacgctaacggggAGGGCCTTGGGGGCCTGCTGCTCCCCCCTCCGCACCACCTCCCCCTGGGGCCCcagacctcctcctcctcctggccaGCATCCGTCGGCTCCCAGGCCAGCCTGCCCCCTGTCCCCTACCCCCCCGTCCTGCCCCTCTACCCCCTCTACCCGCCCCTGGCCCCACCCAGCGCCCACACACCAGGCTTCCTCAACACGCCCCGATACCCCATCCAGACACCCCAGTTACCCCCGCCCCTAGTGCCCCCAATGATGGCTTTTGTTCTGCCCAATTATATGTTCCCCCAACTCAACCCGGCCCTGTCACAACTCACCCCAGCCATGTCACAACTCAACCCGGCCCTGTCACAACTCAACCCGGCCCTGTCACAACTCACCCCGGCCATGTCACAACTCAACCCGGCCCTGTCACAACTCAACCCGGCCCTGTCACAACTCAACCCGGCCATGTCACAACTCACCCCGGCCATGTCACAACTCAACCCGGCCCTGTCACAACTCAACCCGGCCCTGTCACAACTCAACCCGGCCCTGTCACAACTCAACCCGGCCATGTCACAATTCAACCCGGCCATGTCACAACTCACCCCGGCCATGTCACAACTCACCCCGGCCATGTCACAACTCACCCCGGCCATGTCACTGAACTCCTCTCTGCCCAAAGCACCCCAGTTTTACAACCCCAACTCTGCGTTCCCCTTCCTCAGTCCTGCCCCTGTACCCCCACACCCGATAGCGCCCCCCACGGCTGCGACCCCAACACCCCGCGCCCCGTCCCGCTGCAGCACCCCCCTGTCCTGCAGCCAGCCCCGGGACGGAGTGGACTCGCCCCTCTTCCAGTCCAGGTGCTCCTCCCCCCTCAACCTGCTTCAGCTGGAGGAGTCGCCCAGCAACAGGCTGGAAGCTGCTTCAGCATTGGCTGCAGCCCAACAGACTCCTCCCCCTATTGGCGTGGCACCGCCAGATTGGTCAGGGAAGCAGGGAGGCGGGACTGGAGCACAGGCCTCAGCCAATCGGAGCAGCGCTGCTGAAGACTCGAAAGAGAATGAAAATGTGAGTCCTGAGAATGAGATTAAGCTGCCTTATGTTAGCAGTAGTGGATGTCATTCATCCAGAAAAATAAttggataataataattgtataattgtatgTCCATTTCAggtctgcactgctgcagccagTGATCTCACACATTTCTgtgcatctctccctctccctcctcctccatccctctctctctgccctcctccctctccctcggtCACTCCACCCCCTTCCAGGTGGAGGCGAATGAGTCGTCCAACCAGGATGCCATGTCCACCTCCAGTGATTTCCTGGACCTGCTGCTTCAGGAGGTGGAGTCCCGGTCAGGCAGCGGCTCGGCCGCCTCAGGCTCGGGGTCCTCGGGCACCGGGTCCAACGGATGCAGCACGTCTGGGAGTGGCACCCGTGAGTATGCCTGTTCTAAAAGCACAGTCCACACGGAGACGGGCTGCAGACGGGCTCAGTCAGTCCAGACTTTACGGTCTCGCTCACTCTTCCCTTCTGTGCCCTTTGATCTCAGGAAGCAGCAGCAACACCAGCAGGTACTTCGGCAGCATCGACTCTTCGGAGAACGAGCACTCACGCAAGCCGGCCGCGGGCGGGGCCGGCGAGGAGCAGTTCATGAAGTACGTCCTGCAGGACCCCGTCTGGCTGCTCATGGCCAACACCGACCAGAAAGTGATGATGACCTACCAGCTGCCTGTCAGGTGAGcctgctgcgtgtgtgtgtgtgtgtgtgtgtgtgagtgtgtgtgagtgtgtgtgagtgtgagagtgtgagagtgtgagagtgtgagagtgtgtgagtgtgtgtgtgtgtgtgtgtgtgagagagagagagacggtgtgttaacccctgtgtgtgtgtgtgtgtgtgtgagagagagagagacggtgtgttaacccctgtgtgtgtgtgtgtgtgtgtgtgtgtgtgtgtgtgtgtgtgtgtgagagagagagagacggtgtgttaacccctgtgtgtgtgtgtgtgtgtgagagagagagagacggtgtgttaacccctgtgtgtgtgtgtgtgtgtgtgtgtgtgtgagagagagagagacggtgtgttaacccctgtgtgtgtgtgagtgtgagtgtgagtgtgagtgtgagtgtgagtgtgagtgtgagtgtgagtgtgagtgtgagtgagtgtgtgagtgtgagagagacggtgtgttaacccctgtgtgtgtgtgtgtgtgtgtgtgtgtgtgtgtgtgtgtgtgtgtgtgtgtgagagagagagagacggtgtgttaacccctgtgtgtgtgtgtgtgtgtgtgtgagagagagagagagacggtgtgttaacccctgtgtgtgtgtgtgtgtgtgtgagagagagagagacggtgtgttaacccctgtgtgtgtgtgtgtgtgtgtgtgtgtgtgtgagagagagagagacggtgtgctaacccctgtgtgtgtgtgtgtgtgtgtgtgtgtgtgtgtgtgtgtgtgtgtgtgtgtgtgagtgtgagagagagagagacggtgtgttaacccctgtgtgtgtgtatgtgtgtgtgtgtgagagagagagacggtgtgttaacccctgtgtgtgtgtgtgtgtgtgtgtgtgagagagagagacggtgtgttaacccctgtgtgtgtgtgtgtgtgtgtgagagagagagagacggtgtgttaacccctgtgtgtgtgtgtgtgtgtgtagggaccGGGAGCAGGTGCTGTGTGCGGACCGTGAGGCCCTGCGCTCCATGCAGAAGCAGCAGCCTCGTTTCAGCGAGCAGCAGAAGCGGGAGCTCAGCAGAGTGCACCCCTGGATCCGCACCGGCCGCCTGCCCCGCGCCATCGACGTCCCCGTGAGTCCCACTGCCCCACTGCCCCACTGCCCCACTGCCCCACTGCCCCACTGCCCCACTGCCCCACTGCCACAGGAAGCTGCCCCACTGTGACAGGAAGCTGTcctgcagagacaggaagctgtaccgcagagacaggaagctgccCCACTGCGACAGGAAGCTGTAccgcagagacaggaagctgtaccgcagagacaggaagctgtaccgcagagacaggaagctgtaccgcagagacaggaagctgccCCACTGCGACAGGAAGCTGTCccgcagagacaggaagctgtaccgcagagacaggaagctgtaccgcagagacaggaagctgtaccgcagagacaggaagctgccCCACTGCGACAGGAAGCTGTCccgcagagacaggaagctgcaccgcagagacaggaagctgtcctgcagagacaggaagctgcaccgcagagacaggaagctgtacCGCAGAGACAGGAAGTTGTATCACTGAGACAGGAAGCTGTAcctcagagacaggaagctgtaccgcagagacaggaagctgccCCACTGCGACAGGAAGCTGTAccgcagagacaggaagctgtaccgcagagacaggaagctgtaccgcagagacaggaagctgccCCACTGCGACAGGAAGCTGTCccgcagagacaggaagctgtaccgcagagacaggaagctgtaccgcagagacaggaagctgtaccgcagagacaggaagctgccCCACTGCGACAGGAAGCTGTCccgcagagacaggaagctgcaccgcagagacaggaagctgtcctgcagagacaggaagctgccCCACTGCGACAGGAAGCTGTCccgcagagacaggaagctgtaccgcagagacaggaagctgtaccgcagagacaggaagctgtaccgcagagacaggaagctgccCCACTGCGACAGGAAGCTGTCccgcagagacaggaagctgcaccgcagagacaggaagctgtcctgcagagacaggaagctgcaccgcagagacaggaagctgtacCGCAGAGACAGGAAGTTGTATCACTGAGACAGGAAGCTGTAcctcagagacaggaagctgtaccgcagagacaggaagctgccCCACTGCGACAGGAAGCTGTAccgcagagacaggaagctgtaccgcagagacaggaagctgtaccgcagagacaggaagctgtaccgcagagacaggaagctgccCCACTGCGACAGGAAGCTGTCccgcagagacaggaagctgtaccgcagagacaggaagctgtaccgcagagacaggaagctgtaccgcagagacaggaagctgtaccgcagagacaggaagctgccCCACTGCGACAGGAAGCTGTCccgcagagacaggaagctgcaccgcagagacaggaagctgtcctgcagagacaggaagctgcaccgcagagacaggaagctgtacCGCAGAGACAGGAAGTTGTATCACTGAGACAGGAAGCTGTAcctcagagacaggaagctgtaccgcagagacaggaagctgccCCACTGCGACAGGAAGCTGTCccgcagagacaggaagctgcaccgcagagacaggaagctgcaccgcagagacaggaagctgtaccgcagagacaggaagctgtaccgcagagacaggaagctgccCCACTGCGACAGGAAGCTGTCccgcagagacaggaagctgcaccgcagagacaggaagctgtcctgcagagacaggaagctgcaccgcagagacaggaagctgtacCGCAGAGACAGGAAGTTGTATCACTGAGACAGGAAGCTGTAcctcagagacaggaagctgtacCGCAGAGGCAGGAAGCTGTAccgcagagacaggaagctgtcctgcagagacaggaagctgcaccgcagagacaggaagctgcaccgcagagacaggaagctgtaccgcagagacaggaagctgtatcactgagacaggaagctgtacctcagagacaggaagctgtacctcagagacaggaagctgtacCGCAGAGGCAGGAAATATTATACCGACAGGAAGTGTGATTGCTGGGACAGGAAGTGTGATTGCTGGGACAGGAAGTGTGATTGCTGGGACAGGAAGTGTGATTGTTCTGACATGCCTCCCCTTCCGgccgcaggtgtgtgtggggtgccgGTCGCCCCCCCCGGGCCCGGAGGCCCCCCCGTTCGACGTGGAGATCCATGACATGGAGCTGAGTGCCGTGCTGGAGCAGGCTGAGGACGGCGTGCAGCGCGAAACGCCCGACAGCTCTACGCCCCTCGCCCCGCCCGAAACCGCCATGGAGCAGGGGGACTGCGGGGGGAAGGAAGGGGGCGTAGCCCACTCAAacgaccaggaaatgagcatggaggagcaggaagtgacctcacagACAATGGAGAAGGGGGCCGCTGTAACTGCCATGGCCCTCTGAGGTGGGGCACACTGACAGAACTCCAGCGTGACTGAGTGCTACAGAACTCCAGCGTGACTGAGTGCTACAGAACTCCAGCGTGACTGAGTGCTACAGAACTCCAGCGTGACTGAGTGCTACAGAACTCCAGCGTGACTGAGTGCTACAGAACTCCAGCGTGACTGAGTGCTACAGAACTCCAGCGTGACTCAGTGCTACAGAACTCCAGCGTCACTGAGTGCTACAGAACTCCAGCGTGACTCAGTGCTACAGAACTCCAGCGTGACTGAGTGCTACAGAACTCCAGCGTGACTGAGTGCTACAGAACTCCAGCGTCACTGAGTGCTACAGAACTCCAGCGTGACTGAGTGCTACAGAACTCCAGCGTGACTCAGTGCTACAGAACTCCAGCGTGACTGAGTGCTACAGAACTCCAGCGTGACTGAGAGCTACAGAACTCCAGCGTCACTGAGAGCTACAGAACTCCAGCGTGACTGAGTGCTACAGAACTCCAGCGTGACTGAGTGCTACAGAACTCCAGCGTCACTGAGTGCTACAGAACTCCAGCGTCACTGAGTGGTACAGAACTCCAGCGTGACCGAGTGCTACAGAACTCCAGCGTGACTGAGTGCTACAGAACTCCAGCGTGACTGAGTGCTACAGAACTCCAGCGTGACTGAGTGCTACAGAACTCCAGCGTGACTGAGTGCTACAGAACTCCAGCGTGACTGAGTGCTACAGAACTCCAGCGTGACTGAGTGCTACAGAACTCCAGCGTGACTGAGTGCTACAGAACTCCAGCGTCACTGAGTGCTACAGAACTCCAGCGTGACTGAGTGCTACAGAACTCCAGCGTGACTGAGTGCTACAGAACTCCAGCGTGACTGAGTGCTACAGAACTCCAGCGTGACTGAGTGCTACAGAACTCCAGCGTCACTGAGTGCTACAGAACTCCAGCGTCACTGAGTGCTACAGAACTCCAGCGTGACTGAGTGCTACAGAACTCCAGCGTGACTGAGTGCTACAGAACTCCGGCGTGACTGAGTGCTACAGAACTCCAGCGTGACTGAGAGCTACAGAACTCCAGCGTCACTGAGTGCTACAGAACTCCAGCGTGACTGCATCGATGCTTGTTCAGTCCAGTCATGTGACATGACATCTTTATGCCAGGGTCATGTGACAACACTAACTCTTCTGCCCTTTCCAATGGTTAGCTGTAGGTTTCTCTACCAAAACCCCAAACTCCAACCAAAGACATATCACAAGAGCGTGATGCCTTTTTGAAAGAGGGGTTAATGCTGAGAGGAAGAAGgcttgatatatatattttttaagttgGTTGGTAAAGAGGCTCTTTGATTtgaaatgtgatatttattGATGGCATGAACTATCACCTAAAACATCAAAAGTATTTTCccgaaatgtattttatgaaaaGACTGTCCCTATTgtgaataatgtaaataaacaacaatgaaTGTAATTTTGCTTCCCCACCCccgacgcacgcacacacgcacacacacacacaggcttgtcCCCAGTTTGACTGGTGTGCATTCCCTCTAAAACATCCGTGTTACCCACCTTCACCACTAGGGGGTGTTAAGTTtaacagtcattacattacgttacgttacgttacattaatggcatttggcagacgctcttatccagagcggcaaATCCACTTATATATCCCCTAAATTTACTTTTCCTGAAGCAGATGAAGCTCTGCAACTGCTCTGTTATTAATgttgtattttcatttaaaaacaccAGTATTGACTTCAAGGAGAAAACCTCACCCGTGTAGTTTTGTGGATCGTATgcgaccaacacacacacacacacacacacgcgcctcCATCCTGTCCTGTTCCAGGGTATTTGCGATTGCACTGTACAGGATGCAGGTCTCTTTTTGTTACAGAtatttttttgatatttttttggTGTCATTGAGATGGGTTCAGATCTTGTTTGTGAAACActttgtatattatttttgtacaaaacaaaaaagaaattaaaaatgtgcaaatgttACTTGTATACGTTAACTTTCAGACCAATTATCTGTGTTTTTTAATAAAACGGAAAACAGAACAAGAGTTACTTTATTTTTCTGTCCTTCAGTATTCGTGTCCTGTGTGCAGCAGTTAGTTTGATTCGGGGTGAAAATGGGGACAAACTGAAGGACCGGCTCCGTTTCCCAAGTTGAGATTGCTGTTCCCATGGCAACAGCATTGTTGCACACCAAATTCTCTTTGATTGGTGCACCCCAGGGAAGAGAGGACTATTTTTTGGGGTGAACAGAACCTCAGCTCCCATTGGCTAAGATGTTATAGCAAAAGAACGCTCTGGATGCAACGGCTGCCCAATGGACGTCCCTATTGGCTGAGCGGGGAAACGCGGGACGTCCCTATTGGCTGAGCGGGGAAATGCGGGACGTCCCTATTGGCTGAGCGGGGAAACGCAGGACGTCCCTATTGGCTGAGCGGGGAAACGCGGGACATCCCTATTGGCTGAGCCGGGGAAATGCGGGACGTCCCTATTGGCTGAGTGGGGAAATGCGGGACGTCCCTATTGGCTGAGCCGGGGGAACGTAGATAACTGGCATTGGGGAGGACAGGCTACTCGCACCCCAATTCCCGTACAGAATGCTCCGGACTGCTGAATCCTTATTGGTCCATTTGTTTCCCTAGcaggcagggtggggcaggatCCCCCCCCATGTTGGGCACAGTCTCTTTGTactgtttttttccttccataaatattgaaatgaaatattttcctGGCTACATGGCTTTTAATTCTGTGTTAATTTATGCCCCGTATTCCATTTCACAAAACATACAGGAACCATCCATACGTAGAACTTTCTGGACCCTCAGTAATGCTCGCAACCAGGCTCATtacagccctttcccactgtagagctgaaccaggctcattacagccctttcccactgtagagctgaaccaggctggctcattatagccctttccccctgtagagctgaaccaggctggctcattacagccctttccccctgtagagctgaaccaggctggctcattacagccctttcccactgtagagctgaaccaggctggctcattatagccctttcccactgtagagctgaaccaggctggctcattatagccctttcccactgtagagctgaaccaggctggctcattatagccctttccccctgtagagctgaaccaggctggctcattatagccctctcccactgtagagctgaaccaggctggctcattatagccctttcccctgtagagctgaaccaggctggctcattacagccctctcccactgtagagctgaaccaggctggctcattatagccctttcccctgtagagctgaaccaggctggctcattacagccctctcccactgtagagctgaaccaggctggctcattatagccctttcccctgtagagctgaaccaggctggctcattacagccctttcccactgtagagctgaaccaggctggctcattatagcccttttccacagtagagctgaaccaggctggctcattatagccctttcccactgtagagctgaaccaggc contains:
- the per1a gene encoding LOW QUALITY PROTEIN: period circadian protein homolog 1a (The sequence of the model RefSeq protein was modified relative to this genomic sequence to represent the inferred CDS: inserted 2 bases in 1 codon), whose translation is MMSDDNSDSAPSNDRRGGVGGAEEEEARQGAGSPGLSGGSSSSSSDTDRKRGAAPGGVSKARSASRGPPGARLDDTDAQSSGNDSGEREASRGRQSTCSSQFSSSHNGKDSAMILETTESNKSSNSHSPSPPSSSMAYSLLSAGSEQDHPSTSGCSSQQSARRQTHKELMKALKELKIRVPAERRGKGRSSTLTSLQYALNCVKQVRANQEYYHQWSVEESHGCSLDLSAFTIEELDNITSEYTLKNTDTFSVAISFVSGKVVYISPQGSSLLRCTPERLQGALFSELLAPQDVRTFYSSTAPSRLPLWTACSGSVTSPMDCTQEKSVFCRMSGGRGEGGAVRYCPFRLTPYQLTLRDSEQADAQPCCLLISERVHSGYEAPRIPADKRIFTTSHTPSCLFQEVDERAVPLLGYLPQDLVGTPVLLYLHPEDRPLMVAIHKKILQFAGQPFEHSPLRMCARSGEYLTIDTSWSSFVNPWSRKVAFIVGRHKVRTSPLNEDVFTPVGGAGRGLVPEVTQLSEQIHRLLVQPVHSGSSQGYCSLSNGSHELHPSAASSSDSAAALEDPAPLHTPMTFQQICKDVHLVKTSGQQVFIDSRSRPPPRKHANTVKAAQSLDVGKLIGEGAKVDKIPPKPILPPPPERRESSPAYSYQQINCLDSIIRYLESCNVPNTVKRKCGSSSGTTSSTSDDDKQKEVPGANAGALGVAAGGQKAAQSPAHALTVLHSQAESVCSFSSTIVHVGDKKPPESDIVMEETPPPPHAPPLTPAAPAPVAPAPAPPRPCGGGSGGQAGGXRLGLTKEVLLAHTQREEQHFLGRFRDLNQLRVFDPSSAPHPHSATPHARGVRSSRDYPAGSSGRRRGRGAKRLKHQEGLATRRGGGASGVHANANANGEGLGGLLLPPPHHLPLGPQTSSSSWPASVGSQASLPPVPYPPVLPLYPLYPPLAPPSAHTPGFLNTPRYPIQTPQLPPPLVPPMMAFVLPNYMFPQLNPALSQLTPAMSQLNPALSQLNPALSQLTPAMSQLNPALSQLNPALSQLNPAMSQLTPAMSQLNPALSQLNPALSQLNPALSQLNPAMSQFNPAMSQLTPAMSQLTPAMSQLTPAMSLNSSLPKAPQFYNPNSAFPFLSPAPVPPHPIAPPTAATPTPRAPSRCSTPLSCSQPRDGVDSPLFQSRCSSPLNLLQLEESPSNRLEAASALAAAQQTPPPIGVAPPDWSGKQGGGTGAQASANRSSAAEDSKENENVEANESSNQDAMSTSSDFLDLLLQEVESRSGSGSAASGSGSSGTGSNGCSTSGSGTRSSSNTSRYFGSIDSSENEHSRKPAAGGAGEEQFMKYVLQDPVWLLMANTDQKVMMTYQLPVRDREQVLCADREALRSMQKQQPRFSEQQKRELSRVHPWIRTGRLPRAIDVPVCVGCRSPPPGPEAPPFDVEIHDMELSAVLEQAEDGVQRETPDSSTPLAPPETAMEQGDCGGKEGGVAHSNDQEMSMEEQEVTSQTMEKGAAVTAMAL